The following proteins are encoded in a genomic region of Liolophura sinensis isolate JHLJ2023 chromosome 7, CUHK_Ljap_v2, whole genome shotgun sequence:
- the LOC135471446 gene encoding histone H2A-like — protein sequence MSGRGKGGKAKSGKSQTRSSRAGLQFPVGRIHRFLRKGNYSNRVGAGAPVYLAAVMEYLTAEVLELAGNAARDNKRRTIIPRHLLLAVRNDEELNRLLSGVAIAKGGVLPNIPSVLLPKKSKKSQ from the coding sequence ATGTCTGGACGTGGTAAAGGGGGAAAGGCGAAGAGTGGCAAGAGCCAAACCCGCTCATCCAGGGCTGGTCTACAGTTTCCTGTAGGCCGTATCCACAGATTTCTGAGAAAGGGGAACTACTCTAACCGTGTCGGTGCCGGAGCTCCCGTTTACCTGGCCGCTGTGATGGAATACTTGACCGCTGAGGTGTTGGAGCTGGCTGGAAACGCTGCCCGAGACAACAAAAGAAGGACCATCATCCCTCGTCACCTGCTGCTGGCCGTTCGCAACGACGAGGAGCTGAACAGGCTGCTGTCTGGAGTGGCCATTGCCAAAGGAGGAGTTCTGCCAAACATCCCGTCTGTTCTTCTGCCCAAGAAGTCCAAGAAATCTCAGTGA